The following coding sequences are from one Deltaproteobacteria bacterium window:
- a CDS encoding O-antigen ligase family protein, with amino-acid sequence MADKLKTAVTAIEKKWEASACVFLPGIPAFALIFFGGVHVWVRSIFSLAIFFVSLAALWLNMYGSTPHRNHAPSAPEGKGTPPCNRPFVLILDPPSLAGVFFILWGLLQVLPLPVHVLHMLSPETAKTWLSLDLLEAPVRGSLSLYPSMTMKTLLLALAFLLFYWLALYSLESGKQVHRVVWWVILLGVLESVYGMFQLASGRNIILWWENPFSEGVLTGTFINRNHLANYMAMTICLAVGYLWSIGQQGGSPRDRRKARRVFQKLKQHLEMFGPRGYGLVAALILMLAALLNSASSGGLISLVCGFVFMMGLLLARYSRTRTGFVFMAVLSLAVTFVGYAATERIARRLHWFPDAKVRLAMASDGLAMAKAFPLTGSGGGTFEYVYPRFQQIGLDKTVDYVHNDWVQLAAEYGWPGFLVVAAALLTFFPLTVIRWRGRHDPLAVGVGLGGLGAVVAVVIHSLSDFSLHIPANGLLLALILALTWRVVHGRDQREGAFSYNGPGAICRLKRSWLLCIVLGMTTVLAAASLEVTRIWRADMKTPFFRNSTLAGQEPSPLNLRKARSLAPGISAYWLWSAEELVKDSGTKGSLLHAKERALRDPSLHLLEEGLKRNPTDWRIWRTLGWTLFLRDGETGNDHRANLDRAVRAMTVATGLRPADTGLQMEAGNIALYAYRLNTPGVDENAWQSPYRQALARDPALAGRVADALNLNLGPACLPFLKSLLPPEAESYLSAASFLLNRNDAVPGLAFLREGEALRRQKIEGLWSTLKGTPPGTDLSDNLEFRELARLDRNHPGVLLLSGNIMGALKQIDRRGEKIGTWGDTRSISHILRSELDENRKNPGLQAYYLARISAEEGQGREAVKWLQASLRHNAQHFPSWLLLRNVLSEQALIGGDMVEVDALTERINTFSMQGIVSDAWKWRGLLRGLPSWSAPMRSGDSVSRVSLQFSAIADAPWALYLNDRFVEAWSGTPWEGQVALSIPPGEHEFILVTWDRDMADFKKVLPFSLEVKTGF; translated from the coding sequence ATGGCAGACAAGCTCAAAACGGCGGTAACAGCGATAGAGAAAAAATGGGAGGCTTCCGCTTGCGTTTTCCTTCCGGGAATCCCGGCTTTCGCTCTGATCTTCTTCGGGGGAGTCCATGTCTGGGTGCGCAGCATTTTCAGCCTGGCCATTTTTTTTGTCTCCCTGGCGGCGTTGTGGCTCAACATGTACGGGAGCACGCCCCACCGAAACCATGCCCCCTCCGCCCCTGAAGGGAAGGGGACACCCCCCTGCAACCGACCGTTCGTTCTGATTCTGGATCCCCCCTCGCTGGCGGGGGTTTTTTTCATCCTTTGGGGTTTGCTGCAGGTTTTGCCTCTGCCGGTTCATGTTCTACACATGCTTTCCCCAGAGACGGCAAAAACCTGGCTCTCCCTCGATCTTCTCGAGGCACCTGTACGGGGCAGCCTTTCCCTGTACCCCTCCATGACGATGAAAACCCTCCTGCTGGCCCTGGCCTTTCTTCTTTTCTACTGGCTGGCTCTCTACTCCCTTGAGAGCGGAAAACAGGTTCATCGGGTCGTCTGGTGGGTCATCCTGCTGGGCGTGCTGGAAAGCGTCTACGGGATGTTTCAACTGGCCTCGGGCCGGAATATCATTCTGTGGTGGGAAAACCCTTTTTCGGAAGGGGTCCTGACGGGAACCTTCATCAACCGCAACCACCTGGCCAACTATATGGCCATGACGATCTGTCTTGCCGTTGGCTATCTCTGGAGCATCGGTCAACAGGGGGGATCCCCCCGAGACCGCCGCAAAGCCAGACGGGTTTTTCAGAAATTAAAACAGCATCTTGAAATGTTCGGCCCCAGGGGCTACGGTTTGGTGGCCGCCCTGATCCTCATGCTCGCGGCCCTCCTGAACAGCGCCTCCAGCGGCGGCTTGATTTCTCTGGTATGCGGGTTCGTTTTCATGATGGGCCTGCTCCTGGCCCGTTATTCGCGCACCCGCACGGGGTTCGTGTTTATGGCGGTCCTGTCCCTTGCCGTTACATTCGTCGGATATGCCGCAACGGAACGGATCGCCCGGCGTCTGCACTGGTTTCCTGACGCGAAGGTCCGCCTGGCCATGGCAAGCGATGGTCTCGCTATGGCGAAGGCTTTCCCTCTGACGGGTTCGGGAGGCGGAACGTTCGAGTATGTTTACCCCCGTTTCCAGCAGATTGGTCTCGATAAAACCGTCGATTATGTGCACAACGACTGGGTCCAGCTGGCCGCGGAGTATGGGTGGCCCGGATTCCTTGTCGTCGCCGCGGCACTTTTGACTTTTTTTCCTCTGACCGTCATTCGCTGGCGCGGCCGTCACGATCCACTGGCCGTCGGTGTCGGCCTGGGCGGTCTCGGCGCGGTCGTGGCGGTTGTTATCCATTCCCTGAGTGATTTCAGCCTCCATATACCGGCGAACGGCCTGCTCCTCGCTCTCATTCTGGCCCTCACTTGGCGGGTCGTTCACGGAAGGGATCAGCGGGAGGGCGCGTTCTCGTACAATGGGCCGGGCGCGATATGCCGCCTGAAGAGGTCGTGGTTGCTCTGTATCGTCCTGGGCATGACCACGGTGCTGGCGGCGGCTTCCCTGGAGGTGACCCGGATCTGGCGGGCCGATATGAAGACCCCGTTTTTCAGGAACTCCACCCTGGCCGGTCAGGAACCCTCCCCGTTGAATTTGCGCAAGGCGCGGAGCCTCGCACCGGGTATTTCCGCTTACTGGCTTTGGAGTGCCGAGGAATTGGTGAAGGATTCCGGAACAAAGGGTTCTCTTCTTCATGCGAAAGAACGCGCTTTACGGGATCCCTCTCTTCATCTTCTTGAGGAGGGTCTCAAACGGAATCCAACGGATTGGCGAATCTGGCGGACCCTCGGGTGGACCCTTTTCCTCCGCGACGGTGAAACGGGAAACGATCACCGCGCAAATCTGGACCGCGCCGTCCGGGCGATGACCGTCGCAACGGGCCTGCGTCCCGCCGATACAGGACTCCAGATGGAAGCGGGGAACATCGCCCTTTATGCCTACCGCCTGAACACCCCGGGAGTCGACGAAAATGCCTGGCAATCCCCCTACCGCCAGGCCCTGGCGCGCGATCCGGCGCTGGCCGGGAGGGTTGCGGACGCCCTCAACCTGAATCTGGGCCCGGCCTGTCTCCCCTTTCTGAAATCCCTTCTGCCACCTGAAGCCGAAAGCTATCTCAGCGCCGCGTCCTTTCTGCTGAACCGAAACGACGCGGTGCCCGGACTGGCTTTTCTCCGTGAAGGCGAAGCACTGCGTCGTCAAAAAATCGAAGGGTTGTGGTCGACTCTGAAGGGAACCCCACCGGGAACCGATCTTTCTGACAACCTCGAGTTCCGGGAATTGGCCCGACTGGACAGGAATCACCCCGGCGTTCTGCTGCTTTCAGGGAATATCATGGGCGCCCTGAAGCAGATCGACCGACGGGGCGAAAAGATCGGTACCTGGGGGGACACCCGGTCCATCAGCCATATCCTGCGGTCCGAACTTGACGAGAACCGGAAGAATCCGGGACTTCAGGCGTATTATCTGGCGAGGATTTCCGCCGAAGAAGGACAGGGCCGTGAGGCGGTAAAATGGTTGCAGGCGAGCCTGCGCCACAACGCCCAACATTTTCCATCCTGGCTCCTGCTCAGAAATGTCCTGTCAGAGCAGGCCCTTATCGGAGGTGACATGGTCGAGGTGGACGCCCTGACGGAGAGGATCAATACGTTTTCGATGCAGGGGATCGTTTCCGACGCATGGAAATGGCGTGGCCTGCTCAGGGGACTGCCCTCCTGGTCAGCCCCCATGCGATCGGGTGATTCCGTCTCCCGGGTATCTCTGCAATTTTCGGCCATCGCCGATGCCCCATGGGCATTGTACCTGAATGACCGATTTGTCGAAGCCTGGAGCGGTACGCCCTGGGAAGGGCAGGTTGCGCTGTCGATTCCCCCTGGGGAACATGAGTTTATCCTCGTGACCTGGGACAGGGACATGGCCGATTTCAAAAAGGTGCTTCCCTTCAGTCTGGAAGTGAAAACGGGGTTCTGA
- a CDS encoding nuclear transport factor 2 family protein, with the protein MEQPRPPFPPFDAETAAKKVRLAEDAWNTRDPEKVSLAYTRDTVWRNRSEFLFGREEVLRFLERKWARELEYRLIKELWAFHGNRIAVRFAYEWHDDSGNWYRSYGNENWEFNESGFMHRRMASINDLPIKEAERKYHWPQGRRPDGHPGLSDLGL; encoded by the coding sequence ATGGAACAGCCAAGACCGCCATTTCCGCCTTTTGATGCGGAGACAGCAGCAAAAAAGGTAAGACTTGCCGAGGATGCCTGGAATACGCGGGACCCGGAGAAGGTTTCCCTTGCCTACACCCGGGACACGGTTTGGAGGAATCGCTCGGAATTTCTTTTCGGGCGTGAAGAGGTGCTCCGGTTTCTTGAGCGCAAGTGGGCGAGAGAACTTGAATACAGGCTCATAAAGGAACTTTGGGCCTTCCACGGAAACCGGATCGCTGTGCGCTTCGCCTACGAATGGCACGATGACTCGGGAAACTGGTACCGGTCATATGGAAACGAAAACTGGGAGTTCAATGAAAGCGGATTCATGCACAGGCGGATGGCAAGCATCAATGATCTGCCGATTAAGGAGGCCGAGCGCAAATATCATTGGCCTCAAGGCAGGAGGCCCGACGGGCATCCCGGTTTGTCCGATCTTGGTCTATGA
- the larE gene encoding ATP-dependent sacrificial sulfur transferase LarE, translating into MGDPLNNKLARLREDLRGRGSLAVAFSGGVDSAFLLKVAHDVLDQRVMAVTARSPSIAARELREAERLACELGVRHLVIDTDEFRLSGYIDNPVDRCYICKREHFTKISAVASEYGLHVVADGSNVDDRGDYRPGARALRELGIVCPLIEAGLKKHEIRRLSKEMGLSVWDKPALACLASRIPYGQKITREKIASIDRAETYLRDLGFRQVRVRHHGDIARIEVAAEDRRRFFETVPLDEVDGELKKCGFSYVALDLRGYRTGSLNEIAVSSSRGPGCSPTATERLPGG; encoded by the coding sequence ATGGGCGATCCGTTGAATAATAAACTCGCCCGGTTGCGGGAAGATTTGAGGGGACGGGGCAGCTTGGCGGTGGCCTTTTCGGGAGGTGTGGACAGCGCCTTTTTGCTCAAGGTGGCCCATGACGTCCTGGATCAGCGGGTCATGGCCGTGACGGCCCGGTCTCCGTCGATTGCCGCCCGGGAATTGAGGGAAGCGGAGAGACTTGCCTGCGAGCTCGGCGTCAGGCATCTGGTCATCGATACGGATGAATTCCGCCTGAGCGGCTACATCGACAATCCAGTGGACCGCTGTTACATCTGCAAACGGGAGCATTTTACGAAAATATCCGCGGTCGCCTCGGAGTACGGTTTACATGTCGTCGCCGACGGGTCGAACGTCGATGACCGGGGAGATTACCGCCCGGGGGCGCGCGCCCTCCGGGAACTGGGAATCGTTTGTCCCCTGATCGAGGCCGGTCTGAAAAAACATGAAATCCGCCGCTTATCGAAGGAAATGGGCCTGTCGGTCTGGGACAAGCCCGCCCTGGCCTGCCTGGCTTCCCGCATACCCTACGGGCAGAAGATTACCCGGGAGAAAATCGCGTCGATCGACAGGGCTGAAACGTATCTGCGGGACCTGGGGTTCCGTCAGGTCCGGGTCCGTCATCACGGGGACATCGCCCGCATCGAGGTGGCGGCGGAGGACAGACGGCGTTTTTTCGAAACGGTCCCGCTGGACGAGGTTGACGGGGAACTGAAAAAATGCGGATTTTCTTACGTCGCTTTGGATCTGCGGGGATACCGTACGGGGAGTCTGAACGAAATCGCCGTTTCCTCTTCCAGGGGCCCGGGGTGTTCCCCAACCGCTACGGAACGACTGCCAGGGGGGTGA
- the vanZ gene encoding VanZ family protein, producing MLFKPIKWVLLWALFILILCGIPGKDIPDVSFLANLNFDKLVHAGIFFVFILLTIRGFMVQTRYSVMRNHAKLLAFVMCVAYGYLMEVMQGRWFEGRSMDVYDFIANTFGCVMGLVFYNRISRNILGKFLN from the coding sequence ATGTTATTTAAACCCATAAAATGGGTCCTGCTCTGGGCGTTGTTTATTCTGATCTTATGCGGAATTCCAGGCAAGGATATCCCGGATGTCTCATTTCTGGCAAATCTGAACTTCGACAAGCTTGTCCATGCCGGTATTTTCTTCGTTTTCATCCTGTTGACCATACGGGGTTTCATGGTTCAAACCCGGTACAGTGTCATGCGGAATCACGCGAAGCTGTTGGCCTTCGTCATGTGTGTCGCCTACGGATACCTGATGGAGGTCATGCAGGGGAGATGGTTCGAGGGCAGAAGTATGGATGTTTATGATTTTATAGCCAACACATTCGGCTGTGTCATGGGTCTCGTATTTTACAACCGGATTTCACGCAATATTCTAGGAAAATTTCTGAATTAG
- a CDS encoding histidinol-phosphate transaminase, translating into MNRFWSAVVHTIQPYVPGEQPKLTSLIKLNTNENPYAPSPKVLEAVKVEAAETLRLYPDPNADRVREAVADYYGLTRPQVFVGNGSDEVLAFAFQGLLKHKKPLLFPDITYSFYPVYCRIYEIDHETVPVTDDLEIRLDDYLRPNGGIIFPNPNAPTGRPVSLSAIEGLLNMNADSVVVVDEAYVDFGTESAVPLIGRFPNLLVVQTLSKARSLAGLRVGFAMGDPGLIEALDRVKNSFNSYPLDRFAISGAVAALEDRAYFEKIRAKIIGTREMLTANMRDLGFEVLPSSANFIFVRHPHREAAELAGKLRERSIIVRHFPLPRIEQYLRITVGTDEQCGTLVSALREILE; encoded by the coding sequence ATGAACCGTTTCTGGAGTGCCGTCGTTCACACCATCCAACCCTATGTGCCGGGCGAACAGCCGAAGCTGACCAGCCTGATCAAGCTCAACACGAACGAGAACCCCTACGCTCCGTCGCCGAAAGTACTGGAAGCCGTGAAGGTCGAGGCGGCGGAGACGCTGCGCCTGTACCCGGATCCGAACGCCGATCGGGTTCGGGAGGCCGTGGCGGATTATTACGGCTTGACACGCCCGCAGGTTTTCGTTGGGAACGGATCCGACGAGGTGCTGGCCTTCGCGTTCCAGGGGCTGCTTAAACATAAGAAACCTCTGTTGTTTCCGGATATTACCTACAGTTTCTATCCGGTTTACTGCCGGATTTACGAGATTGACCATGAGACGGTGCCCGTTACGGATGATCTGGAGATCCGGCTGGATGACTACTTACGGCCCAATGGGGGCATCATCTTTCCCAACCCGAATGCGCCGACGGGGCGGCCCGTTTCTCTTTCGGCTATTGAGGGGCTCCTGAACATGAATGCCGATTCCGTGGTGGTGGTCGATGAAGCCTATGTGGATTTCGGTACGGAATCCGCCGTACCCCTCATCGGCCGATTCCCCAATCTTCTCGTGGTTCAGACCCTTTCCAAGGCGCGTTCCCTGGCGGGGCTCCGGGTCGGATTCGCCATGGGTGACCCCGGACTCATCGAAGCCCTGGACCGTGTCAAAAACAGCTTCAACTCTTACCCCCTCGATCGGTTTGCCATTTCCGGGGCCGTCGCGGCCCTGGAAGATCGGGCCTATTTTGAGAAAATCCGGGCGAAGATCATCGGCACCCGGGAGATGCTGACGGCGAATATGCGGGATCTGGGATTCGAAGTGCTTCCCTCGTCGGCTAATTTCATTTTTGTCCGGCATCCCCATAGAGAGGCTGCGGAACTGGCGGGGAAACTCCGGGAACGTTCCATCATCGTCCGCCATTTCCCCTTGCCCCGGATTGAGCAGTACCTCCGCATTACGGTGGGGACCGATGAGCAGTGCGGGACTTTGGTTTCCGCGTTGCGTGAAATACTCGAATAA
- the larC gene encoding nickel pincer cofactor biosynthesis protein LarC produces MKILYYDCFSGISGDMNLGAMIDLGVDPAFLSAELEKLALKGYELKISRDQRRGIWGTRAEVILEAGEAAAETGHVPHTAFRDIAALIEKSPLSPRVKKRSLDIFQIIAEAEAKIHGCLVGDVHFHEVGALDSIIDIVGAAICLESLDIDRVLSSPVQVGGGYVRCAHGLLPVPAPATAEILKGIPVRLGLVPFETTTPTGAAILAVTVARFVGSMDFIPRRVGYGIGQRDTEVPNVLRLFLGEMQEDLDGEDLEVTGAWLMECNIDDMNPEMYEGVMETLFEKGALDVFLTPLIMKKSRPAAKISVICDDRCRRELEEVLWRQTTTFGVRVNRIVKRMLKRDVSQTQTPYGPVSMKNGYLRGERIRRKPEYEDCKRLAKEHGVGVRTIYEALAAAEEPPPGPGA; encoded by the coding sequence GTGAAAATTCTCTATTACGATTGTTTTTCCGGAATCAGCGGTGATATGAATCTCGGTGCCATGATCGACCTTGGCGTCGATCCGGCTTTTTTATCCGCCGAATTGGAGAAACTGGCCTTGAAGGGCTATGAATTGAAGATCAGCCGGGATCAACGGAGAGGGATCTGGGGTACCCGGGCGGAGGTCATCCTGGAAGCGGGGGAAGCCGCGGCGGAAACGGGCCATGTTCCGCACACGGCTTTCAGGGATATTGCGGCTCTGATCGAAAAAAGCCCGCTTTCCCCGAGGGTGAAAAAAAGGAGTCTCGATATTTTTCAAATCATCGCGGAAGCGGAGGCCAAAATTCACGGATGCCTCGTCGGCGATGTCCATTTTCACGAAGTGGGCGCTCTGGATTCCATCATCGACATCGTGGGTGCGGCGATTTGTCTGGAATCTCTCGATATCGACCGGGTTTTGTCGTCGCCTGTTCAGGTCGGGGGGGGATATGTCCGGTGTGCCCACGGGCTGCTCCCGGTACCGGCCCCTGCGACGGCGGAGATTCTGAAAGGGATTCCCGTCCGTCTGGGCCTTGTACCCTTCGAGACCACGACACCCACGGGAGCCGCCATCCTTGCCGTTACGGTGGCCCGGTTTGTGGGAAGCATGGATTTTATTCCCCGGCGTGTCGGGTACGGTATTGGGCAGCGTGATACGGAAGTGCCCAATGTACTCAGACTCTTCCTCGGCGAAATGCAGGAGGATCTGGACGGCGAGGATCTCGAGGTGACCGGGGCCTGGCTGATGGAGTGCAACATCGACGACATGAACCCGGAAATGTACGAGGGCGTCATGGAGACCCTTTTTGAAAAGGGGGCCTTGGATGTCTTTCTTACACCGCTTATCATGAAAAAATCACGGCCGGCGGCGAAAATCAGCGTGATCTGCGACGACCGTTGTCGGCGGGAACTGGAAGAGGTCCTCTGGCGTCAGACCACGACTTTCGGGGTACGGGTGAACCGCATTGTAAAGCGCATGTTGAAACGGGATGTTTCGCAGACTCAAACACCGTACGGACCGGTCTCCATGAAAAACGGTTACCTGCGGGGTGAAAGGATCAGGAGGAAACCGGAATACGAGGACTGCAAGCGCCTGGCGAAAGAACATGGCGTGGGTGTCCGAACGATTTACGAGGCCCTGGCGGCGGCGGAGGAACCACCTCCTGGGCCCGGTGCCTGA
- a CDS encoding mechanosensitive ion channel family protein: MTITPENPPDTVCIVRRAVARRPCLFLPFALLVLLLCCCPAALAEPPSGIPVLLDDVPVLTVHAGGFTFTPEERAKAISVRIASLAHTPRLAVERIEISHGESESVIKLDDIMLMTVTDDDAAAAKVPREDLARGNAEKIKQTIADYRERRSTRILMMGAGKAAAVPLVLVFLLFLLKRFFPRLEKRVTSWKGTVIRTIRFQSMEILNERRAVGLLLSLLRLARNVLVLLLLYIYIPLVLSFFPWTEGVAERLFGYVIAPVIKIWLAMSANLPNLFFVLVIAVCTRYFIRFCRFLFAEVERRKITLPGFYPDWAMPTFRIIRFLIIIFAVVMAFPYLPGSDSLAFRGVTVFLGVLLSLGSSSAVANAVAGTIIIYMRAFHVGDHVRIGDTAGDVIEKNLLLIRVRTPQNVDITIPNAVVLGSHITNYSSSKELILHTDVTIGYDVPWQRVHALLIDAAGRTEGILPDPPPFVRQKALNDTSVAYEINAYTNAPSRMGATYSDLHRNIQDCFQEAGVEIMSPGVLALRDGSAVAIPSDFLPSALRVRAEQE, translated from the coding sequence ATGACCATTACACCTGAAAATCCGCCGGATACGGTTTGTATCGTCCGCCGGGCAGTTGCGCGCCGCCCCTGTCTCTTCCTGCCGTTTGCCCTGCTGGTCCTGCTGCTGTGCTGCTGCCCCGCCGCTCTCGCCGAACCGCCGTCGGGAATTCCGGTCCTCCTCGATGATGTCCCGGTTCTGACCGTCCACGCCGGAGGGTTTACCTTTACACCGGAGGAGCGGGCCAAAGCGATTTCCGTCCGTATTGCCTCGCTGGCACATACGCCGAGGCTGGCGGTGGAGCGTATCGAGATTTCCCACGGCGAATCGGAAAGCGTGATCAAGCTCGACGACATCATGCTGATGACCGTGACGGATGACGACGCCGCGGCGGCAAAGGTCCCCCGCGAAGATCTGGCAAGGGGAAACGCCGAGAAGATCAAACAGACTATCGCGGATTACCGCGAGCGGCGAAGCACCCGGATCCTGATGATGGGGGCGGGCAAGGCCGCCGCCGTGCCGCTGGTGTTGGTCTTCCTGTTGTTCCTGTTGAAGCGTTTCTTTCCCCGCCTGGAAAAGCGCGTGACCTCCTGGAAGGGAACCGTAATCCGCACGATCCGCTTCCAGTCCATGGAGATCCTCAACGAGCGACGGGCGGTGGGGCTGCTGCTTTCACTGCTCCGCCTGGCGCGTAACGTGCTGGTCCTCCTGCTTCTGTACATCTACATTCCCCTGGTGCTCAGTTTCTTTCCCTGGACCGAGGGGGTGGCGGAACGACTGTTCGGTTATGTGATCGCCCCGGTGATTAAAATCTGGCTTGCAATGAGCGCCAACCTTCCCAATCTCTTCTTCGTCCTGGTGATTGCCGTCTGCACCCGGTACTTTATCCGTTTCTGCCGTTTTCTCTTCGCCGAGGTGGAACGCCGGAAAATAACCCTGCCGGGATTTTATCCCGACTGGGCCATGCCCACCTTCCGGATCATCCGCTTTCTGATTATCATCTTTGCCGTCGTGATGGCCTTCCCCTATCTACCCGGTTCGGATTCCCTGGCTTTCAGAGGGGTGACCGTCTTTCTGGGGGTTCTGTTATCTCTGGGATCATCGTCGGCCGTAGCCAACGCCGTGGCCGGGACAATCATCATTTACATGCGCGCTTTCCATGTGGGGGACCATGTCAGAATTGGCGACACCGCAGGGGATGTCATCGAAAAGAACCTGCTGTTGATCCGGGTCCGGACACCCCAAAATGTGGATATCACGATCCCCAACGCCGTGGTGCTGGGGAGTCACATCACCAATTACAGTTCGTCCAAGGAGTTGATTCTGCACACCGACGTGACCATCGGCTACGACGTTCCCTGGCAGCGGGTACACGCGTTGCTGATAGACGCCGCCGGGAGAACGGAAGGAATACTTCCCGATCCGCCTCCCTTCGTGCGGCAGAAGGCACTCAACGACACCTCCGTCGCCTACGAAATCAACGCCTACACGAACGCTCCCTCAAGGATGGGGGCGACCTATTCGGACCTGCACCGGAACATCCAGGATTGCTTCCAGGAAGCCGGGGTGGAAATCATGTCGCCTGGCGTCCTGGCCCTGAGGGACGGCAGCGCCGTGGCGATCCCGTCGGATTTTTTGCCGTCCGCTCTCCGGGTAAGGGCCGAACAGGAATGA
- the larB gene encoding nickel pincer cofactor biosynthesis protein LarB, giving the protein MDRRELKNLFERIRDGRIDVDTALSELGKKYYLDIGCAKVDILREARVGYPEVIFCPGKTTGQILAIFRAMMERRSSILATRATEEVYGEVRKMCAEAEYHHLAGAITVRRETPPVPESYIAVVTAGTSDLPVAEEAAVTAELFGNRVERVVDVGVSGIQRLFLNLDPIREVKVIVAVAGMEGALPGIIGGLVDKPVIAVPTSVGYGAGFQGLAALLTMLNSCAAGVCVVNIDNGFGAGYMAGMINHLK; this is encoded by the coding sequence ATGGACCGGCGTGAACTGAAAAACCTGTTCGAGAGAATCCGGGACGGCCGGATCGACGTGGACACGGCCCTCTCCGAACTGGGGAAAAAGTATTACCTGGATATCGGGTGTGCCAAGGTGGACATCCTGCGGGAGGCCCGCGTGGGTTATCCCGAAGTCATCTTTTGTCCCGGGAAAACGACCGGGCAGATTCTTGCAATCTTCAGGGCCATGATGGAAAGGCGATCCAGTATTCTGGCCACCAGGGCGACGGAGGAGGTGTACGGCGAAGTCCGGAAAATGTGTGCCGAGGCGGAATATCACCACCTGGCCGGAGCCATCACCGTTCGCCGTGAAACACCCCCTGTGCCGGAAAGTTACATCGCCGTCGTGACGGCGGGCACGTCGGACCTGCCTGTGGCGGAAGAGGCGGCTGTGACGGCGGAACTGTTCGGCAATCGCGTGGAACGCGTTGTGGACGTGGGTGTCTCCGGTATCCAGAGGTTGTTTCTCAACCTGGATCCAATCAGGGAGGTCAAGGTTATTGTTGCAGTGGCGGGCATGGAGGGCGCTCTGCCCGGCATCATCGGCGGTCTCGTCGATAAACCGGTCATTGCCGTGCCGACCAGTGTCGGTTACGGGGCCGGTTTTCAGGGCCTTGCGGCGCTTCTGACCATGCTGAACAGTTGCGCCGCCGGAGTGTGCGTGGTAAACATCGACAACGGTTTCGGGGCGGGCTATATGGCCGGCATGATCAATCACTTGAAATAA